The nucleotide sequence ACGTGCCCACCTTCGACAAGTGGCTCGCGGCCAACGCGTCCACGCTCGGCGTGAAGCGCCTCGAGCTCGCCGACCGCGACCAGCTCAAGGTCGGCGACATCGTCATCTTCGACTGGAACCGCAACTCCTCGCCCGACCACACGCAGATCGTCTCGGCCATCGAGCCGAAGGACGGCGGGAACGTCGTCAAGATGGTCGGCCACAACCTCGACAACGACTACCGCGACCTCGACGCGACCATCACCACGGAGCACCCGGGCGCCGAGGTCCACTTCTGGAGCGTCGCCTAGCCCACGTCGCCGATCCCGCGCCCGGCGCGCAGCAGCCGGTCGACGAGCAGCACGAGCAGGACCCCCGCCGCGTAGGCCGCGAGGTCCACCGGGTCGAAGCCCGTGCCGATCAGCAGGCGGCAGAGCGGCACGTGCAGCGCCCACAGCGCGGGCCATCCCGTGATCTGCAGCAGCTCGATCCCGGTGCACCACACGAGCACGGCGGCCCCGTGCACCACGGAGTCGACCCGCGGCATCACGGCGATGAGCGCGAGGTGGATCGCCGCGGCGTAGAAGATGTCCGGCCAGAGGCCGCGGCCGTCGCCGTGCGTGACGACCATGCCGGCGATGACGACGCCGAGGAGCGCGGTGAGGGCGACGATCCGGCGGAGTGCGTGGCCGTCCGGGAGCCGCACGTCCCGGTCGAGGACCGGCGCGGCGCCCGCGGGACCGTCGGCGGGATGCATCGACGGCTCGTCCCACACGAACGCGTCCACATCCCCGGAATGGCGCATGCTCCCAGCGTAAGCACCTCGGATGCGAACGCGCCCAGGGCGGGGCCGGATCCGCGACCTCCCGTCACGCGTCGAGTGCCGCGTCCACGATCCGCTTGGCCTCCGCCTGCACCGCGTGCAGGTGGTCGAGGCCCACGAACGACTCGGCGTAGATCTTGTAGACGTCCTCGGTGCCGCTCGGGCGCGCGGCGAACCAGGCGTTCTCGGTGACGACCTTGACGCCGCCGACGGCCGCGCCGTTGCCGGGCGCGCTGCTGAGCTTGGCGGTGATCGGATCCCCGGCGACCTCGGTGGCCGTGATCGCGTCGCCGTCGAGCTTCCCGAGCGTCGCCTTCTGCGCCTTGGTCGCAGCGGCGTCGACGCGCTCGTACACCGGGTCGCCGAAGCGCTCGGTGAGCTCGCGGTAGAGGACGCTCGGGGTCTTCCCCGTGACCGCGAGGATCTCCGCGGCGAGGAGCGCCAGCAGGATCCCGTCCTTGTCCGTGGTCCAGACCGTGCCGTCCATGCGGAGGAAGCTCGCGCCGGCGGACTCCTCGCCGCCGAAGCCCACGGATCCGTCGATGAGGCCGGGCACGAACCACTTGAAGCCCACCGGCACCTCCCAGAGGCGGCGGCCGAGCGACTCGGCGACGCGGTCGATCACGCTCGAGGACACGAGCGTCTTGCCGATCGCGGCGTCCGCGCGCCAGCTCGGGCGGTGCGCGTAGAGGTAGTCGATGGCGACCGCGAGGTAGTGGTTGGGGTTCATCAGCCCGGCGTCGGGCGTGACGATGCCGTGGCGGTCGGCGTCGGCGTCGTTGCCGGTGAGGATGTCGAAGTCGTCCTTGCGCGCGAGCACGCTCGCCATCGCGGAGGAGGAGGACGGGTCCATGCGGATCTTCCCGTCCCAGTCGAGCGTCATGAACGCCCACGCGGGATCCACCTCGGGGTTCACGACCTCGAGGTCGAGGCCGTAGCGCTCGCCGATCGCGGCCCAGTACTCGACCGAGGCGCCGCCGAGCGGGTCGGCGCCGATGCGCACGCCCGCCTTCCGGATCGCCTCCAAGTCGATGATGGAGCCGAGGTCGTCCACGTAGTGGCCGAGGAAGTCGTAGCCCTCGACGCGCCCGCGGGCCTCCTCGAGCGGGACGCGCTTCACGTCGACGAGTCCGCCCGCGATGATCGCGTTGGCGCGCGAGGCGATCCAGCCGGTGGCGTCCGAGTCGGCCGGGCCTCCGTGCGGCGGGTTGTACTTGAAGCCGCCGTCGGCGGGCGGGTTGTGGCTGGGGGTCACGACGATGCCGTCGGCCACGTCGTCGTCGCCGTGCTGCTCGTCTCGGTTCCAGCGGAGGATCGCGTGGGAGAGGGCGGGGGTGGGGCACCAGGAGTCGCGGGAGTCGGCGAGCACGCGCACCCCGTTGGCGACGAGCACCTCGAGCGCGGTGTCCTCGGCGGGCTTGGACAGGCCGTGGGTGTCGCGTCCGATGAACAGGGGGCCGGTGATGCCCTGCTCGGCCCGGTACTCCACGATCGCCTGCGTGATCGCGAGGATGTGGTCCTCGTTGAACGCCGTCTTCAGGGAGCTGCCGCGGTGCCCGCTCGTGCCGAACGCCACCTTCTGCTCCGGATCCTCCACGTCGGGGTGGAGCTCGTGGTACGCCCGGATCAGCTCGTCGATGTCGATGAGGTCGGACGGGAGGGCGGCGGTGCCTGCGCGGTCATGCATGGATCCATCCTGGCACCGGCCCCCGCCGATTCCCATCTAGGGTGCAGGCATGGCCGAGACCCCGCGACCCGACGAGACCTACAGCTACCTCGGCCCGTCCGGCACATTCACGGAGGCCGCGCTCAAGCAGGTGGAGGCCGCTCGAGGCCGCACCTGGCGCGCGGTCAACAACGCCTCGGAGGCGCTCGCCGACGTCGTGTCCGGCACCTCGGTCGCCGCCATGATCGCCATCGAGAACTCGATCGAGGGCGGGGTGACGGCCACGCAGGACGCGCTCGCCAACATCCCCGGCCTCCGGATCCTCAGCGAGCACCTCGTGCCGGTGTCCTTCGACCTCGTGGTGCGCCCCGGCACCGCGCTCGCCGACGTGCGCACGGTCGCCGCGCACCCCGTCGCCTACGGGCAGTGCCGCCGCTTCCTTGAGCGCGAGCTGCCCACGCACGGGCACGTGCCCGCGTCCTCGAACGTGGCCGCGGCCCTGTCGCTGCTGGACGACGGGATCGCCGACGCCGCCATCGCGCCGCCGCAGATCACCGAGAGCCAGCCGCTCGAGGCCGTCGCCCGCGGCATCGGCGACAACCCGAACGCCGTCACGCGCTTCGTGCTCGTCGGCCGCGCGACCACGCTGCCCGCGCGCACGGGCGCCGACAAGACGAGCCTCATCGTCGAGCTGCCCGACGACCGCGCCGGATCCCTGCTCGACCTCCTCGAGCAGTTCGCGACCCGCGGCGTGAACCTCACGCTCATCCAGTCGCGGCCCATCGGCGACGCGCTCGGTCGCTACCGGTTCGTCATCGACGCGGAGGGGCACGTGAGCGACGAGCGCGTGGCCGACGCCCTGCTCGGGATCCGCCGCTTCAGCCCCCGCGTCACCTTCCTCGGCTCGTACCCGCGAGCCGACGGGACGCCCAGCACCTACCGCGCCCGCTACGAGGACGACGTCTTCCTCGAGGCGCGCGACTGGCTGCGCGGCATCGTCTCGGCCGAGCCCGGCGCGGGCGCCTGACGCACCGCCGTCGTCCGGTTCCCGCCCGGACGCGCCCGACCCGCTTCGTTAGAGTGACGGGGTGATCGATCCGCAGACCCTCCGCGACCAT is from Clavibacter sp. A6099 and encodes:
- the pheA gene encoding prephenate dehydratase, which gives rise to MAETPRPDETYSYLGPSGTFTEAALKQVEAARGRTWRAVNNASEALADVVSGTSVAAMIAIENSIEGGVTATQDALANIPGLRILSEHLVPVSFDLVVRPGTALADVRTVAAHPVAYGQCRRFLERELPTHGHVPASSNVAAALSLLDDGIADAAIAPPQITESQPLEAVARGIGDNPNAVTRFVLVGRATTLPARTGADKTSLIVELPDDRAGSLLDLLEQFATRGVNLTLIQSRPIGDALGRYRFVIDAEGHVSDERVADALLGIRRFSPRVTFLGSYPRADGTPSTYRARYEDDVFLEARDWLRGIVSAEPGAGA
- a CDS encoding ribosomal maturation YjgA family protein; the encoded protein is MRHSGDVDAFVWDEPSMHPADGPAGAAPVLDRDVRLPDGHALRRIVALTALLGVVIAGMVVTHGDGRGLWPDIFYAAAIHLALIAVMPRVDSVVHGAAVLVWCTGIELLQITGWPALWALHVPLCRLLIGTGFDPVDLAAYAAGVLLVLLVDRLLRAGRGIGDVG
- the pgm gene encoding phosphoglucomutase (alpha-D-glucose-1,6-bisphosphate-dependent), encoding MHDRAGTAALPSDLIDIDELIRAYHELHPDVEDPEQKVAFGTSGHRGSSLKTAFNEDHILAITQAIVEYRAEQGITGPLFIGRDTHGLSKPAEDTALEVLVANGVRVLADSRDSWCPTPALSHAILRWNRDEQHGDDDVADGIVVTPSHNPPADGGFKYNPPHGGPADSDATGWIASRANAIIAGGLVDVKRVPLEEARGRVEGYDFLGHYVDDLGSIIDLEAIRKAGVRIGADPLGGASVEYWAAIGERYGLDLEVVNPEVDPAWAFMTLDWDGKIRMDPSSSSAMASVLARKDDFDILTGNDADADRHGIVTPDAGLMNPNHYLAVAIDYLYAHRPSWRADAAIGKTLVSSSVIDRVAESLGRRLWEVPVGFKWFVPGLIDGSVGFGGEESAGASFLRMDGTVWTTDKDGILLALLAAEILAVTGKTPSVLYRELTERFGDPVYERVDAAATKAQKATLGKLDGDAITATEVAGDPITAKLSSAPGNGAAVGGVKVVTENAWFAARPSGTEDVYKIYAESFVGLDHLHAVQAEAKRIVDAALDA